Proteins encoded by one window of Anas platyrhynchos isolate ZD024472 breed Pekin duck chromosome 14, IASCAAS_PekinDuck_T2T, whole genome shotgun sequence:
- the GM2A gene encoding ganglioside GM2 activator has product MPAAGLVLALCALLQLCPAALGALRPQLLVERSGSRRLSKVGGFSWENCGEGKDPVVLQSLSVAPDPISIPGNLRISAAVNGNKPMASPLKTVLVVEKALGDLWIQLPCIDQLGSCTYDDICTILDTLIPPGTPCPEPLLTYGIPCHCPFKAGSYSLPASDFALPDVELPSFMTNGNYRVRAVVSSKGEELACVKLGFSLQSQ; this is encoded by the exons AtgccggcagcggggctggTGCTGGCGCTCTgcgccctgctgcagctgtgcccgGCCGCGCTGGGAGCCTTGCGGCCGCAGCTCCTGGTGGAGAGGAGCGGCTCCAGGAGGCTGAGCAAG GTTGGAGGCTTCTCCTGGGAGAACTGCGGTGAGGGGAAGGATCCCGTTGTGCTCCAGAGCCTCTCCGTGGCGCCCGACCCCATCAGCATCCCGGGGAACCTGCGCATCAGCGCGGCCGTGAACGGGAACAAGCCCATGGCCTCCCCTCTGAAG ACGGTGCTGGTGGTGGAGAAGGCTCTGGGCGACCTCTGGATCCAGCTGCCCTGCATCGaccagctgggcagctgcacCTACGACGACATCTGCACCATCCTCGACACCCTCATCCCGCCCGGCACCCCCTGCCCGGAGCCGCTGCTCACCTACGGCATCCCCTGCCACTGCCCCTTCAAAGCG GGCTCCTACTCCCTGCCAGCCAGCGATTTCGCCCTGCCCGACGTCGAGCTGCCCTCCTTCATGACCAACGGCAACTACCGCGTGCGGGCGGTGGTCAGCAGCAAGGGAGAGGAGCTGGCCTGCGTCAAGCTGGGCTTCTCCCTGCAGTCccagtga